From Salmo salar chromosome ssa04, Ssal_v3.1, whole genome shotgun sequence, one genomic window encodes:
- the LOC123742488 gene encoding rhomboid domain-containing protein 2-like has translation MEGFMPVSLSLMYMATVHSRMVKGFLFGVTVPMLALPWMFLFIITLLVPHTVFLCNVMAIIAGGIYGKGWLSLLDMSDARASVLDKKMPFRRLRNIDVLYVPVEARRKTVHPPIIPTPGSYPVQAYAPVSSTSNLQATETTPKTFEGWAHSYYTQGSPVQVSGYYGHNHGYGLKLWAKLRTWSQTWTQLQPQPRSWT, from the exons ATGGAGGGGTTCATGCCAGTATCCCTCTCCCTTATGTATATGGCCACAGTGCACTCCCGTATGGTTAAGGGCTTTCTTTTCGGGGTCACTGTACCCATGTTAGCCCTGCCCTGGATGTTTCTGTTCATCATAACACTTTTGGTCCCACACACTGTCTTCCTTTGCAATGTCATGGCCATCATCGCAGGGGGGATCT ACGGAAAGGGCTGGCTCTCACTTCTGGACATGTCCGATGCCAGGGCATCAGTGCTGGACAAGAAGATGCCTTTCAGGCGGCTGAGGAACATTGATGTCCTGTATGTCCCTGTAGAGGCGAGAAGGAAGACAGTCCACCCACC AATCATTCCAACCCCAGGCTCCTACCCAGTCCAAGCCTACGCTCCAGTGTCTTCTACCTCCAACCTACAGGCTACCGAGACCACACCAAAGACATTTGAAGGCTGGGCCCACTCCTACTATACACAGGGGAGCCCTGTTCAGGTCTCAGGTTATTACGGACACAACCATGGATATGGCCTCAAGCTTTGGGCCAAGTTACGGACATGGTCACAAACATGGACACAGCTGCAGCCACAGCCAAGGTCATGGACATAG
- the LOC106598693 gene encoding uncharacterized protein isoform X1, which translates to MDRSDERIKRALRRRPYVLNPVRVNTPDSVMWPTGKVHRRPRPSTSAQTPQIHKRPPIIESCGQEQTSGDGRDINPEPLSQSGRVTRLMERNYDGVISSSNSDDISIYSFTDCESESDDEDHERRTPPLIVKDEEDGKVTKFEVRDMVEDDNLSLHSLDESDFLIIVAKPNILLPASVSALKKASRLTELVPTVRPCKEQQDKKTQWTNTNKESLRRIKKKLASIELDLEEGLKKVNDGQDVNQERQKNEGCFRAWIEKWMGRRKEERLRDEDVNREDKGRMGEEVRALIQVMKRNCSERDLEAVNLDTWLNDLERLKVAFKKCTGEMAKMSPGKVSGPVSGLSPLVTSGPRTLAEAPTGPALCCGPSLPKGCPKASDTSKPRLCHCCFACCGVLTIPPQPSPGPNHQPE; encoded by the exons ATGGACCGTAGTGATGAGAGAATCAAAAGAGCTTTAAGGCGCCGCCCTTATGTG TTGAATCCAGTGAGGGTGAACACCCCTGATTCTGTGATGTGGCCAACCGGTAAGGTGCACAGAAGACCAAGGCCT TCTACTTCAGCGCAGACCCCTCAGATCCACAAAAGGCCT CCAATCATTGAGAGCTGTGGGCAGGAACAGACATCTGGGGATGGACGGGACATCAATCCAGAGCCTCTCAGCCAG tctggAAGGGTGACTCGGCTGATGGAGAGAAATTATGATGGGGTCATCTCATCCTCCAACTCTGATGACATCTCTATTTACTCCTTCACTGACTGTGAATCTGAG TCTGATGATGAGGATCATGAAAGGAGGACACCACCGCTGATAGTGAAGGATGAGGAGGATGGAAAGGTGACAAAGTTTGAAGTGAGGGATATGGTAGAGGACGAcaatctgtctctccactccttggATGAATCAGACTTTCTG ATTATTGTGGCCAAGCCCAACATCCTTCTCCCTGCCTCTGTGAGTGCCCTGAAGAAGGCATCACGCCTGACGGAGTTGGTCCCTACTGTCCGGCCCTGCAAGGAGCAGCAGGACAAGAAGACACAGTGGACCAACACCAACAAGGAGAGCCTGAGgaggattaaaaaaaaactgGCCTCCATAGAGCTCGACCTGGAGGAAGGCCTGAAGAAGGTCAATGACGGTCAGGACGTCAACCAAGAGAGGCAGAAGAATGAGGGATGCTTCAGAGCCTGGATTGAGAAgtggatggggaggaggaaggaggaaagaCTGAGGGATGAAGATGTGAATAGGGAAGACAAAGGGAGGATGGGCGAAGAGGTGAGGGCACTGATCCAAGTGATGAAGAGAAACTGCAGTGAACGTGATCTTGAGGCAGTAAACCTGGACACTTGGCTGAATGACTTGGAAAGGTTGAAAGTGGCCTTCAAGAAATGCACTGGAGAGATGGCCAAAATG AGCCCAGGGAAAGTCTCTGGTCCTGTGTCTGGCCTCTCTCCTCTTGTGACCTCAGGACCCCGGACCCTGGCTGAAGCCCCTACGGGCCCTGCCCTCTGCTGTGGCCCGTCCCTCCCAAAAGGATGTCCCAAAGCCTCCGACACCTCCAAGCCCCGTCTCTGTCATTGTTGCTTTGCCTGCTGTGGAGTACTTACCATACCACCGCAGCCCTCGCCTGGCCCCAATCACCAACCTGAGTGA
- the LOC106598693 gene encoding uncharacterized protein isoform X2, which translates to MWPTGKVHRRPRPSTSAQTPQIHKRPPIIESCGQEQTSGDGRDINPEPLSQSGRVTRLMERNYDGVISSSNSDDISIYSFTDCESESDDEDHERRTPPLIVKDEEDGKVTKFEVRDMVEDDNLSLHSLDESDFLIIVAKPNILLPASVSALKKASRLTELVPTVRPCKEQQDKKTQWTNTNKESLRRIKKKLASIELDLEEGLKKVNDGQDVNQERQKNEGCFRAWIEKWMGRRKEERLRDEDVNREDKGRMGEEVRALIQVMKRNCSERDLEAVNLDTWLNDLERLKVAFKKCTGEMAKMSPGKVSGPVSGLSPLVTSGPRTLAEAPTGPALCCGPSLPKGCPKASDTSKPRLCHCCFACCGVLTIPPQPSPGPNHQPE; encoded by the exons ATGTGGCCAACCGGTAAGGTGCACAGAAGACCAAGGCCT TCTACTTCAGCGCAGACCCCTCAGATCCACAAAAGGCCT CCAATCATTGAGAGCTGTGGGCAGGAACAGACATCTGGGGATGGACGGGACATCAATCCAGAGCCTCTCAGCCAG tctggAAGGGTGACTCGGCTGATGGAGAGAAATTATGATGGGGTCATCTCATCCTCCAACTCTGATGACATCTCTATTTACTCCTTCACTGACTGTGAATCTGAG TCTGATGATGAGGATCATGAAAGGAGGACACCACCGCTGATAGTGAAGGATGAGGAGGATGGAAAGGTGACAAAGTTTGAAGTGAGGGATATGGTAGAGGACGAcaatctgtctctccactccttggATGAATCAGACTTTCTG ATTATTGTGGCCAAGCCCAACATCCTTCTCCCTGCCTCTGTGAGTGCCCTGAAGAAGGCATCACGCCTGACGGAGTTGGTCCCTACTGTCCGGCCCTGCAAGGAGCAGCAGGACAAGAAGACACAGTGGACCAACACCAACAAGGAGAGCCTGAGgaggattaaaaaaaaactgGCCTCCATAGAGCTCGACCTGGAGGAAGGCCTGAAGAAGGTCAATGACGGTCAGGACGTCAACCAAGAGAGGCAGAAGAATGAGGGATGCTTCAGAGCCTGGATTGAGAAgtggatggggaggaggaaggaggaaagaCTGAGGGATGAAGATGTGAATAGGGAAGACAAAGGGAGGATGGGCGAAGAGGTGAGGGCACTGATCCAAGTGATGAAGAGAAACTGCAGTGAACGTGATCTTGAGGCAGTAAACCTGGACACTTGGCTGAATGACTTGGAAAGGTTGAAAGTGGCCTTCAAGAAATGCACTGGAGAGATGGCCAAAATG AGCCCAGGGAAAGTCTCTGGTCCTGTGTCTGGCCTCTCTCCTCTTGTGACCTCAGGACCCCGGACCCTGGCTGAAGCCCCTACGGGCCCTGCCCTCTGCTGTGGCCCGTCCCTCCCAAAAGGATGTCCCAAAGCCTCCGACACCTCCAAGCCCCGTCTCTGTCATTGTTGCTTTGCCTGCTGTGGAGTACTTACCATACCACCGCAGCCCTCGCCTGGCCCCAATCACCAACCTGAGTGA